A genomic stretch from uncultured Pseudodesulfovibrio sp. includes:
- a CDS encoding mechanosensitive ion channel family protein, whose product MRIRFSIFVSVIFLLCLLAVSVPAAMAGGGGGAASVENVTIPNDASPDQIREIMGSLTDEQVRGLLIQELKKEADAVPKPEKMTGLAGFVQSVREGTAFLRDRFEYLFSGAVAAPRELPEKVKRIVGGDDNLTVGKLFFALAVLTVLWLGAMFVFRKKTVNIRKSFEVTQPDALWYTCLGRLFMRALLDLFGVVLILAVVFAGYLILFSEGAASKPVIIAWLAAIVFLELVKLVARFILAPKAPALRYLPLSDQASQYLYKWLVWIGRIIAVGLLLTTLLRLEGGSEALILLISTLCGLTVVFVLVLLILWNSRPVAVVLKSRSVPGSLGYQFAGFWHVAAIAYVMGFWVFWVVGLMIFGTKAMLPGIMTLLAVPLYLIIDWATQRLVSFAADIAGPAIPEDSGEDDQDNVDDGEPVGLIEKHATRFQEFLSKGFRFILLAGFVFGLLRVWGVDFDLGRATVRAAFNTLITLVLAYIVWVFISRSIERKLTAKAADQGAGGGHEGGGPGGDRFATLLQLLKKFIFGALLVVTVLIILSSLGVDIGPLIAGASVFGIAIGFGAQTLVKDIISGIFFLTDDAFRVGDYIETGGAMGTVEEISVRSLKLRHHLGFLYTIPFGSMKLVKNNTRDWAVMKLQYLVPFDTDIQQVKKIIKKINKEVRAVPELDAVMLGDIKSQGVKAMEEYGMRMRVKFMTKPGGQFVLRKLVLAKMRKEFAEAGIEFARPRVSVHIPDGAEMTDGERAQVAAAAAKAVDDKEKKKAAEKKKDK is encoded by the coding sequence ATGCGTATACGTTTTTCCATTTTCGTTTCTGTCATATTTCTGCTGTGTCTATTGGCGGTGTCTGTTCCCGCAGCTATGGCTGGGGGGGGCGGCGGAGCCGCTTCTGTAGAGAATGTGACGATTCCGAATGATGCCTCACCTGATCAGATCAGGGAAATTATGGGTTCCTTGACTGATGAACAGGTGCGCGGCCTGCTTATTCAGGAATTGAAGAAGGAAGCGGATGCTGTCCCTAAACCAGAAAAAATGACCGGACTTGCCGGATTTGTTCAGAGTGTACGTGAGGGGACCGCGTTCTTGCGGGATCGATTTGAATATCTCTTTTCTGGTGCTGTCGCTGCTCCGAGGGAACTCCCTGAAAAGGTAAAAAGGATTGTTGGCGGAGACGACAACCTGACTGTCGGTAAGTTGTTTTTCGCATTGGCTGTTCTTACCGTGCTTTGGCTTGGAGCCATGTTTGTTTTTCGAAAGAAGACCGTTAACATTCGCAAAAGTTTTGAAGTCACCCAGCCGGATGCCTTGTGGTATACCTGTTTGGGTCGGTTGTTCATGCGGGCATTACTCGATCTCTTCGGCGTGGTCCTTATTCTGGCGGTTGTTTTCGCCGGATACCTTATTCTTTTTAGTGAAGGTGCTGCCAGCAAGCCTGTGATTATCGCATGGTTGGCAGCCATTGTCTTTTTGGAACTGGTCAAGCTGGTGGCTCGGTTTATTCTTGCTCCCAAGGCTCCTGCTTTAAGGTATCTGCCTTTGAGTGATCAGGCTTCGCAATATCTGTATAAATGGCTTGTCTGGATCGGCCGGATTATCGCGGTCGGCTTGCTTTTGACAACACTTCTGCGACTTGAGGGCGGAAGTGAGGCCTTGATCCTTTTGATTTCCACTTTATGCGGACTGACTGTGGTTTTTGTTCTCGTGCTTTTGATTCTGTGGAACAGCCGGCCTGTAGCCGTTGTTCTCAAATCACGAAGTGTTCCCGGTTCGCTGGGGTACCAGTTTGCGGGTTTCTGGCATGTCGCTGCGATTGCCTATGTGATGGGATTCTGGGTGTTTTGGGTCGTGGGGCTTATGATTTTTGGTACGAAAGCCATGCTGCCAGGAATTATGACCTTGCTGGCAGTACCCTTGTATCTCATCATTGACTGGGCAACGCAGCGATTGGTCTCATTCGCTGCCGACATTGCCGGACCTGCTATCCCTGAAGATTCGGGTGAGGACGATCAGGATAACGTGGATGACGGAGAGCCTGTCGGGCTGATTGAAAAACACGCGACACGCTTCCAGGAGTTTCTCAGTAAAGGGTTCCGTTTCATCCTGCTTGCAGGTTTTGTTTTTGGTCTGCTTCGGGTGTGGGGCGTTGATTTCGATTTGGGGCGGGCAACGGTCCGTGCGGCCTTCAACACGCTGATTACATTGGTGCTCGCATATATTGTCTGGGTATTCATCAGTCGATCAATCGAGCGTAAACTGACAGCCAAGGCGGCGGACCAAGGTGCTGGCGGTGGTCATGAAGGCGGCGGGCCCGGTGGTGATCGTTTTGCCACGCTGCTACAATTGTTGAAGAAATTTATTTTCGGCGCCTTGCTGGTGGTTACGGTCTTGATCATCCTGTCCTCGCTCGGTGTGGATATCGGGCCGCTTATCGCCGGTGCATCCGTATTTGGCATTGCCATTGGTTTCGGTGCACAGACCTTGGTCAAGGATATTATTTCCGGCATCTTCTTCCTGACGGATGATGCTTTCCGTGTTGGTGATTATATCGAGACCGGCGGGGCCATGGGGACGGTTGAGGAAATCTCTGTGCGTTCGCTGAAACTCAGGCACCACCTCGGCTTCTTGTATACCATTCCGTTTGGTTCCATGAAGCTGGTCAAGAACAATACCCGCGATTGGGCGGTTATGAAGCTGCAATATCTGGTGCCGTTCGATACGGATATTCAGCAGGTGAAAAAAATCATCAAGAAGATCAACAAGGAAGTGCGTGCTGTCCCGGAACTGGATGCCGTGATGCTTGGCGATATCAAGAGCCAAGGCGTCAAGGCCATGGAAGAATACGGTATGCGCATGCGAGTCAAGTTCATGACAAAGCCGGGCGGTCAATTTGTTCTGCGCAAGCTTGTGCTTGCAAAAATGCGCAAGGAATTTGCCGAGGCGGGTATCGAGTTTGCACGTCCTCGCGTTTCCGTCCATATCCCTGATGGTGCAGAAATGACTGATGGAGAGCGTGCCCAAGTGGCTGCTGCAGCGGCCAAAGCAGTTGATGACAAGGAAAAGAAAAAGGCTGCGGAAAAGAAAAAGGACAAATAG